Below is a genomic region from Herpetosiphonaceae bacterium.
TCGCGCGCCGGAAGTCGACAAGACCGCCATCAGCCCGTACGACCGCTACTGCGACGGCTATTCTCGTCCGGGGGCAGAGGGAAACGGCTATGTCTGCGTGGTAAAGGTGGCTACTGGTACGGTGGTCAAAACCGATGACTTCTTGCTGGATGGTATCGTCGCCTACGACCGGGCCGAGGCAAACGATGCCTACATCGGCCAGATCAACATGGAGACGGCCTCATCATTCTGCGGGATCGCGGGCCAGGTCTGGGGCTATGACCTCGCCACCGCCGACATCATCGCCCAGGGTGGGCAGGAGCCGCTCTTCGAGGTCCAGCAGTACGACGGATCGATGCTGCCGGTCTATGACGCGCAACCGCTGATGGATGCGGGTATCGCGCTGTTCGGCACCGAGCAAGACC
It encodes:
- a CDS encoding histidine decarboxylase, pyruvoyl type, giving the protein MKVRAPEVDKTAISPYDRYCDGYSRPGAEGNGYVCVVKVATGTVVKTDDFLLDGIVAYDRAEANDAYIGQINMETASSFCGIAGQVWGYDLATADIIAQGGQEPLFEVQQYDGSMLPVYDAQPLMDAGIALFGTEQDRRFPPAPGAHVICANKSVTVSRPKEGSLQPDDAYGVWCFIALSITRDRDN